One Epinephelus moara isolate mb chromosome 20, YSFRI_EMoa_1.0, whole genome shotgun sequence genomic window carries:
- the twf1a gene encoding twinfilin-1a produces MSHQTGIQAGNDVKEVFASARGGEEYRVLKIVIDDEQLTVGTTRKASKTWDQEYDSLVLPLLEDDMPCYIVYRLDSCNNQGYEWVFLAWTPDRSSVRHKMLYAATRATLKKEFGGGHIKDEIFCTTKDEMTLSGYKKYLTSQAAPQPLTAAEQELQQIKLNEVQTDIGVDTKLQTLQGVAFPIHKDAVAALQHFRDKRINYVQLEVDSEQEVIRLCSTEPTEVKDLPMRIPKESPRYHFFLYKHSHEGDYLESTVFIYSMPGYACSIRDRMMYSSCKNTFINMVEKNLQIEIEKKLEIDNGEELTPDFLYEEVHPKQHAHKQAFAKPKGPAGKRGVRRITRPPAEGDEED; encoded by the exons ATGTCACATCAAACGGGCATTCAAG CGGGTAATGATGTGAAGGAAGTCTTTGCAAGTGCCAGGGGTGGAGAGGAATATCGAGTCTTAAAGATCGTCATCGATGATG AGCAGCTGACTGTAGGCACCACCAGGAAAGCATCAAAGACGTGGGACCAGGAGTATGACTCCTTAGTGCTGCCCCTCCTCGAGGATGACATGCCCTGCTATATCGTGTACCGGCTGGACTCCTGTAACAACCAGGGGTATGAGTGGGTCTTCCTGGCCTGGACACCGGACCGCTCTTCT GTGCGACATAAAATGTTATATGCTGCTACCAGAGCCACACTGAAGAAAGAGTTTGGAGGCGGGCACATCAAGGATGAGATTTTCTGTACCACAAAG GATGAAATGACTCTCAGTGGATACAAGAAATATCTGACCTCGCAGGCCGCTCCCCAGCCCCTCACTGCTGCAGAGCAGGAACTGCAACAGATTAAACTGAATGag gtgcagaCGGACATCGGTGTGGACACCAAGTTGCAGACCCTGCAGGGAGTGGCTTTCCCTATTCACAAAGACGCTGTTGCAGCACTTCAACATTTTAGGGACAAAAGAATCAACTATGTACAACTG GAAGTAGACTCTGAACAGGAGGTGATCCGGTTGTGCAGCACTGAGCCAACAGAGGTGAAAGACCTGCCAATGAGAATCCCTAAAGAATCTCCACGCTACCACTTCTTCCTCTACAAACATTCCCACGAAGGCGACTACTTAGAGTCCACAG TCTTCATTTATTCTATGCCCGGGTACGCTTGTAGCATCCGAGACAGGATGATGTATTCCAGCTGCAAAAACACCTTCATCAACATGGTGGAAAAAAATTTACAGATTGAGATTGAGAAAAAG TTGGAGATCGATAACGGGGAGGAACTGACCCCTGATTTCCTGTACGAGGAGGTGCATCCCAAGCAGCATGCACACAAGCAGGCCTTCGCCAAACCCAAAGGCCCTGCTGGGAAGAGGGGTGTCCGCCGCATCACCCGACCACCCGCAGAGGGAGACGAGGAAGATTAA